One genomic window of Paraburkholderia phytofirmans PsJN includes the following:
- a CDS encoding ribbon-helix-helix domain-containing protein: protein MANKAYCNFSADLLKPRQRSIRVNGLATCLRLEEIYWSIIEELARRESLSVGKLISRWAMEMDLACESVWNFTGYIRVICVMQLMNHSNPSHPMDFALVPGSSKGRGGQ, encoded by the coding sequence ATGGCAAACAAAGCGTATTGCAATTTCAGCGCCGACCTCCTGAAGCCAAGACAGAGGTCTATTCGGGTCAACGGTCTGGCAACGTGCTTACGGTTGGAAGAAATTTACTGGTCGATTATCGAGGAGCTGGCGCGACGCGAATCGTTGAGCGTCGGAAAGTTGATTTCGCGATGGGCGATGGAAATGGATCTTGCGTGCGAGTCCGTGTGGAATTTTACCGGCTACATACGCGTGATATGCGTTATGCAATTGATGAATCACAGTAATCCATCTCATCCCATGGATTTTGCTCTGGTGCCCGGTTCGTCTAAAGGACGTGGAGGCCAGTAG